One segment of Haliotis asinina isolate JCU_RB_2024 chromosome 12, JCU_Hal_asi_v2, whole genome shotgun sequence DNA contains the following:
- the LOC137257843 gene encoding glomulin-like isoform X1: MDGRSEPVLMERITDGQQLITQIKECVEFRDAKGLKTYILEHKLSNQSVFWELTSVLTQYITKDILDKNPNFFEACERCLSYLVRNGNPKEMILALLEQADCFNDDVKYSTLLRLSQATLMKLPSKRFHSLDIALETLSAHIKSLPHPQFTDLEDEEQQLLDSDTDVHRIEGVLSAYLNFLEPFVEEVSLFKACRTGNNPQVLTLKKHLYFLLEHPLAYLDLEYNRKEQKAKTTSRCLAERTLDLLVHVERNFHKYLQLARYESDRRHVDDVEDTEDTDAMVRENEENERRLDGQMPSAVETDDKVENWKYVKSVPKLAQACLSYLMYVEHLGLDRLPSIYSHGYLLEFNLPFISLCLKRQEFLIIYKGLLLLNSFLDVLQLGSLSADILDNNAYMNMISDMLAVMIHCPAKKLRQMCVQLLPVFIKCFITEGRYKLLHMIIASCEHSGVQGFVTQILKEQIRDNLLCEVPERFFIGNYLDKILKLLMKLPDGPATDLLENSDRIISVLNLLRFLIIRDKPNQNITGIWTYFPKYEIEFLDAIRKGLDMSTAHYKLELTNLQEAKGDQWPLPEDLDFSVCVGGQSLSSMPKAQRMNVLQSALVTFDMTESLLVRLLELFDQQKALHAK, translated from the coding sequence ATGGATGGAAGAAGTGAGCCTGTGCTAATGGAAAGAATCACAGATGGTCAGCAGTTAATTACTCAGATAAAAGAATGTGTGGAGTTCCGAGATGCCAAAGGACTAAAAACATACATCCTTGAACATAAGTTGTCAAACCAGAGTGTATTCTGGGAACTGACATCAGTACTaacacaatatattacaaaggaCATTCTTGACAAGAATCCTAACTTCTTTGAAGCATGTGAGAGATGCTTGTCTTACCTAGTTCGTAATGGTAATCCCAAAGAGATGATTCTGGCACTCTTGGAGCAGGCAGACTGTTTTAATGATGATGTAAAATACAGTACACTTTTAAGATTATCTCAAGCAACCCTTATGAAATTGCCCTCGAAAAGATTTCATTCTTTGGACATTGCTTTAGAAACACTTTCAGCTCACATTAAATCTCTACCACATCCACAGTTTACTGATCTTGAAGATGAAGAGCAACAACTGCTTGATTCTGATACTGATGTTCACAGAATTGAGGGTGTTCTGTCTGCTTACCTCAACTTCTTAGAACCATTTGTAGAAGAAGTATCTCTGTTCAAGGCATGTAGGACAGGGAATAACCCCCAGGTTCTAACCCTGAAGAAACATCTCTATTTTCTCTTAGAGCATCCTCTGGCCTACTTAGACTTGGAATACAATAGAAAGGAACAAAAGGCAAAGACAACAAGCAGGTGCCTAGCTGAGAGAACTCTTGATCTTCTTGTACATGTAGAAAGAAATTTTCATAAGTATCTTCAACTGGCACGCTATGAATCTGACAGAAGACATGTAGATGATGTTGAGGATACAGAAGACACAGATGCTATGGTGAGAGAGAATGAGGAAAACGAGAGGCGTCTTGATGGCCAGATGCCTAGTGCTGTGGAGACGGATGATAAGGTGGAAAACTGGAAGTATGTGAAGTCAGTCCCTAAGCTTGCTCAAGCTTGTTTGTCATACCTGATGTATGTGGAGCATCTCGGCCTTGACAGACTACCAAGCATTTACAGCCATGGTTATCTTCTGGAGTTCAATTTGCCCTTTATCTCGCTGTGTCTGAAGAGACAGGAATTCCTCATAATCTACAAAGGGTTGCTCTTGTTAAACAGCTTTTTGGATGTACTTCAGCTAGGTTCACTTTCAGCTGATATATTAGATAACAATGCTTATATGAACATGATTTCCGATATGCTGGCAGTCATGATTCACTGCCCTGCTAAGAAACTAAGGCAAATGTGTGTACAACTGTTACCTGTATTCATCAAGTGTTTTATTACTGAAGGGCGGTACAAGCTCCTTCATATGATCATTGCATCATGTGAACACTCAGGTGTCCAAGGCTTCGTGACACAGATACTCAAGGAACAGATTAGAGATAACCTTCTGTGTGAAGTTCCAGAAAGGTTTTTCATTGGAAATTATCTTGACAAGATTTTGAAGTTGTTGATGAAACTACCTGATGGTCCGGCAACTGACCTGTTGGAGAATTCAGATAGAATAATCTCTGTGTTGAACCTTTTAAGATTCCTGATCATTCGAGACAAACCAAATCAAAACATTACAGGAATATGGACCTACtttccaaaatatgaaattgaGTTTCTTGATGCCATAAGGAAAGGCTTGGACATGTCAACAGCTCATTACAAGCTGGAACTCACCAACCTCCAGGAAGCCAAGGGTGACCAGTGGCCTC